A part of Papaver somniferum cultivar HN1 unplaced genomic scaffold, ASM357369v1 unplaced-scaffold_118, whole genome shotgun sequence genomic DNA contains:
- the LOC113330737 gene encoding mediator of RNA polymerase II transcription subunit 32, with protein MDSTVDALNKAYLEFVGAAAGVLEAKEVSGGLKTPSTDAALENFKQRWELFRVACDQAEEFVESVKQRIGSECLVDEATGSSVTGKSGQTTTGLPPISAVRLEQMSKAVRWLVIELQQGSGASAAAAHTPSSVPFDARFSEDAGQ; from the coding sequence ATGGACAGTACAGTAGATGCTCTTAATAAGGCTTATTTAGAATTTGTTGGTGCGGCTGCTGGTGTTCTTGAAGCTAAGGAGGTATCTGGTGGGTTAAAAACACCAAGCACAGATGCTGCTTTAGAGAATTTTAAGCAGCGGTGGGAATTGTTTAGAGTGGCGTGTGATCAAGCTGAGGAATTTGTCGAATCTGTGAAACAACGAATAGGATCGGAATGTCTTGTTGATGAAGCAACCGGTTCTTCAGTTACAGGGAAATCTGGGCAAACTACCACTGGACTTCCACCTATTAGTGCTGTTCGTTTGGAACAGATGAGTAAGGCTGTAAGATGGCTTGTAATTGAACTCCAACAAGGTTCTGGTGCATCGGCTGCAGCTGCTCATACTCCATCTTCTGTTCCTTTTGATGCCCGGTTTTCTGAAGATGCAGGCCAGTAG